One Candidatus Binatia bacterium DNA window includes the following coding sequences:
- the paaG gene encoding enoyl-CoA hydratase: MKYEVFTVEKDPGTRVATLWHDNAERRNAMGPAFWKELPLVMEELANDREVRAVVLAGRGRDFSVGLDLKTMMGTLEGGREALLEQILRLQRSISSVADCPKPVVAAVHGYCLGGGVDLATACDIRYASADAVFSIRETRMAMVADVGTLQRLPAIVGKGFVAELALTGDDIPASRAKEIHLVNEVFPDAESTLAAARSLAARIARNSPRAVTGTKRVLQFCEGKSVADGLRYVAVWNAAFLPSKDLEEAVRAFLEKREPEFTGE; this comes from the coding sequence ATGAAGTACGAAGTCTTCACCGTCGAGAAGGACCCGGGAACGCGTGTGGCCACGCTCTGGCACGACAACGCCGAGAGGCGGAACGCCATGGGGCCCGCTTTCTGGAAGGAACTTCCGCTCGTCATGGAGGAACTCGCGAACGATCGAGAAGTCCGGGCCGTCGTGCTCGCCGGCCGCGGCCGGGACTTCTCGGTGGGGCTCGACCTGAAAACCATGATGGGAACGCTCGAGGGCGGCCGCGAGGCGCTCCTCGAACAGATTCTGCGGCTCCAGCGCTCCATCTCGTCGGTGGCGGACTGCCCGAAACCGGTCGTCGCGGCCGTCCACGGTTACTGCCTCGGAGGCGGCGTCGACCTCGCGACCGCGTGCGACATTCGCTACGCCTCGGCCGACGCGGTGTTTTCCATCCGCGAGACGCGCATGGCCATGGTGGCCGACGTGGGGACGCTGCAGCGTCTTCCGGCCATCGTCGGCAAGGGGTTCGTCGCCGAACTCGCGTTGACGGGCGACGACATTCCCGCTTCGCGGGCCAAAGAGATCCATCTCGTCAACGAAGTGTTCCCCGACGCGGAAAGCACGCTCGCCGCGGCCCGCTCGCTCGCCGCGCGCATCGCCCGGAACTCGCCCCGTGCCGTCACCGGTACCAAGCGGGTGCTGCAGTTCTGCGAGGGAAAGTCGGTAGCGGACGGTCTCCGCTACGTCGCCGTGTGGAACGCGGCGTTCCTGCCGAGCAAGGATCTCGAGGAAGCGGTGCGCGCCTTTCTCGAGAAACGAGAGCCCGAGTTCACGGGCGAGTGA
- a CDS encoding histidinol phosphate phosphatase codes for MRLDRELAAARRAVAEAGNILRKYFGEPLAVERKADASPVTAADREAEATIVRILEAEFPSYGVLGEEFGSRGNDRVRWIVDPLDGTKSFVRGLPFFATLLALEREGEVVLGVVHEAVSGETYYAVRGEGAYGPRGRLAVSRRSRIEESMLVFGGLQAWQKAGRWDALGRLVARSVRQRAYGDYLGHLCVARGQAEAMLELDLKPWDMAAVKILVEEAGGRFTDLDGHPTIYGSGGVSSNGLVHDEVLRLLRGEIETGSG; via the coding sequence ATGCGGCTCGACCGAGAACTTGCCGCCGCGCGGCGCGCGGTGGCGGAAGCGGGAAACATCCTGCGGAAATACTTCGGCGAACCGCTGGCCGTCGAGCGCAAGGCCGACGCATCGCCGGTCACCGCCGCCGATCGGGAGGCGGAAGCCACGATCGTGCGGATTCTCGAGGCGGAGTTTCCCTCCTACGGAGTCCTCGGGGAGGAGTTCGGCAGCCGTGGGAACGACCGCGTCCGGTGGATCGTCGACCCCCTGGACGGGACGAAAAGTTTCGTCCGCGGCCTCCCTTTTTTTGCCACGCTGCTCGCTCTCGAGCGGGAGGGGGAAGTGGTGCTCGGGGTGGTTCACGAAGCCGTCTCGGGCGAGACGTACTACGCGGTGCGAGGGGAAGGCGCTTACGGCCCCCGGGGGAGGCTCGCGGTGTCCCGGCGGTCCCGGATCGAGGAGAGCATGCTGGTCTTCGGGGGCCTGCAAGCGTGGCAGAAGGCCGGCAGATGGGACGCTCTCGGGCGGCTGGTGGCTCGTTCGGTCCGGCAACGTGCCTACGGGGATTACCTGGGCCACCTGTGCGTCGCCCGAGGGCAGGCGGAAGCGATGCTCGAGCTCGACTTGAAGCCGTGGGACATGGCGGCCGTGAAAATTCTCGTGGAAGAGGCGGGAGGTCGCTTCACGGACCTCGACGGCCACCCGACCATCTACGGGAGCGGGGGGGTTTCTTCGAACGGGCTCGTGCACGACGAGGTGCTCCGTCTGCTTCGGGGCGAGATCGAGACCGGGAGCGGGTGA
- the gatB gene encoding aspartyl/glutamyl-tRNA(Asn/Gln) amidotransferase subunit B: MSLAWEPVIGLEVHAELLTEAKIFCGCSARFGAAPNENTCPVCLGLPGVLPVPNGKVVDFALRLGLATNSRIARTSRWARKNYFYPDLPKGYQISQYELPICEGGYVEIDVGDAVRRIGLVRIHMEEDTGKNIHDARADASLVDFNRSGVPLLEIVSAPELRSPEEAGAYLRALRTLLRYLEICDGNMEEGSFRCDANVSVRPAGSSELGVKVEVKNMNSFRAVERALAYEIARQIDALESGEPVVQETRLWDPEAERTRPMRRKEYAHDYRYFPDPDLPPLRVDDGWIDRVRADLPELPRTRRDRLVRQYGLPRYDAEVLTARKDLADFFEEAVREHPNPKAISNWTMGEVLRVVRERGLDRELVIRDWPVPPRSLARLVRLVDEGKISGKIAKQVFEKMLAGGGSPEEIVEAEGLVQVSDESELERAIREVLASHADKVEEYRAGKEKLFGFFVGQAMKRLGGKAHPGKLNELLRRALSAAPKGEERP; this comes from the coding sequence ATGAGCTTGGCCTGGGAACCCGTCATCGGTCTCGAGGTCCACGCCGAACTGCTCACCGAAGCGAAGATTTTCTGCGGCTGTTCGGCACGGTTCGGGGCGGCACCCAACGAGAACACCTGCCCGGTGTGCCTCGGGCTTCCCGGCGTGCTACCGGTGCCCAACGGCAAGGTCGTCGACTTCGCCCTTCGTCTCGGGCTCGCCACGAACTCCCGGATCGCCCGGACGAGCCGCTGGGCACGCAAGAACTACTTCTACCCGGACCTCCCGAAAGGCTACCAGATCAGCCAGTACGAGCTCCCGATCTGCGAGGGCGGCTACGTGGAAATCGACGTCGGAGACGCCGTCCGCCGCATCGGCCTCGTGCGGATCCACATGGAAGAGGACACGGGCAAGAACATCCACGACGCCCGTGCCGACGCGAGCCTCGTCGACTTCAACCGCTCCGGCGTGCCGCTCCTCGAAATCGTGAGCGCTCCCGAGCTTCGCTCGCCCGAGGAAGCCGGCGCCTACCTCCGTGCTTTGCGCACCCTGCTCCGCTACCTCGAGATCTGCGACGGAAACATGGAAGAGGGGAGCTTTCGGTGCGATGCCAACGTCTCGGTCCGTCCGGCGGGCAGCTCCGAGCTCGGCGTCAAGGTGGAGGTGAAGAACATGAACTCCTTCCGCGCCGTCGAGCGGGCGCTCGCCTACGAGATCGCACGGCAGATCGACGCCCTCGAAAGCGGCGAGCCGGTGGTCCAGGAAACGCGACTCTGGGACCCCGAAGCGGAACGCACCCGGCCGATGCGGCGCAAGGAGTACGCCCACGACTACCGCTACTTCCCCGACCCGGACCTGCCGCCGCTGCGGGTCGACGACGGGTGGATCGACCGAGTCCGTGCCGACTTGCCCGAACTTCCGCGGACCCGGCGAGACCGCCTCGTCCGACAGTACGGGCTTCCCCGTTACGACGCGGAGGTGCTCACCGCGCGAAAGGACCTGGCGGACTTCTTCGAAGAGGCCGTGCGCGAGCATCCGAACCCCAAGGCCATCAGCAACTGGACGATGGGAGAGGTGTTGCGCGTCGTGAGAGAACGCGGGCTCGACCGCGAGCTCGTGATCCGCGACTGGCCCGTGCCGCCCCGGTCGCTGGCCCGGCTCGTCCGGCTCGTGGACGAGGGGAAGATCAGCGGCAAGATCGCGAAGCAGGTGTTCGAAAAGATGCTCGCGGGCGGAGGCTCGCCCGAGGAAATCGTGGAAGCGGAAGGTCTCGTGCAGGTGTCGGACGAGTCCGAGCTCGAGCGGGCGATCCGGGAGGTGCTGGCCTCGCACGCGGACAAGGTGGAGGAGTACCGGGCGGGAAAGGAAAAGCTTTTCGGATTTTTCGTGGGCCAGGCCATGAAGCGTCTCGGCGGAAAAGCGCACCCGGGAAAGCTCAACGAGCTCCTCAGGCGAGCGCTTTCCGCGGCCCCGAAAGGAGAGGAACGACCATGA
- the argJ gene encoding arginine biosynthesis bifunctional protein ArgJ, with translation MRRRSRERLPSLPLGYRFAGVSCGLKKRRGKDLALVFSDLPARVAGALTTNVVRAAPVEIAAERLRSGEARAILANSGNANAFTGAEGLRVARRLCAEAARVLGVPENAVLPCSTGPIGAPLPFAPLRKGILRAAARLSPEGFFDALEAMRTTDAFPKWSSRTLRADGRTVVVTGMAKGAGMIAPRMRTVGPGHATMLAFVLTDAALSASSLRSILREALPVSFGAIVVDGDTSTNDTVLLLANGASLPFPLRPRSRDYVRVAEAVTEVMVDLARMIVRDGEGATRVVDVVVRGARTKSDAEKVAEAIARSPLCKTAFFAGDPYVGRFVCAAGYSGARFDPSKLRVFVGPVCVAREGRPCGSARDLARARAIAARAEFVLTLDLGAGSAEARRTTSDLTPAYVRLNSAYRS, from the coding sequence TTGCGGCGCAGGTCGCGAGAACGTCTTCCCTCGCTGCCCCTCGGCTACCGGTTCGCGGGCGTCTCCTGCGGCTTGAAGAAGCGGCGCGGGAAAGACCTCGCGCTCGTCTTTTCGGACCTTCCGGCGAGGGTCGCCGGCGCGCTCACCACCAACGTCGTGCGTGCGGCCCCGGTGGAGATCGCCGCGGAAAGGCTCCGCTCCGGCGAGGCGCGCGCCATTCTCGCGAACAGCGGTAACGCCAACGCGTTCACCGGCGCCGAGGGGCTTCGGGTGGCCCGCCGGCTCTGTGCCGAAGCGGCGCGCGTGCTCGGGGTCCCGGAGAACGCCGTCCTGCCGTGTTCGACGGGGCCCATCGGAGCACCTCTGCCGTTCGCCCCACTGCGGAAGGGGATTCTCCGGGCCGCCGCGAGGCTTTCGCCCGAGGGATTTTTCGACGCGCTCGAGGCCATGCGGACGACCGACGCCTTTCCCAAATGGTCCTCGAGGACGCTCCGGGCGGACGGCAGGACGGTCGTGGTTACCGGGATGGCCAAAGGCGCGGGCATGATCGCTCCCAGGATGCGCACGGTAGGGCCCGGTCACGCCACGATGCTCGCCTTCGTGCTCACCGACGCGGCGCTCTCGGCGTCTTCGCTCCGCTCCATTCTCCGGGAAGCTTTGCCGGTTTCCTTCGGCGCCATCGTCGTCGACGGCGACACGAGCACGAACGACACCGTCCTCTTGCTGGCCAACGGAGCCTCGCTACCTTTTCCTCTCCGGCCTCGCTCTCGCGACTACGTTCGCGTGGCCGAAGCCGTGACCGAGGTCATGGTCGATCTCGCCCGCATGATCGTGCGGGACGGCGAGGGTGCGACGCGGGTCGTCGACGTGGTCGTGCGGGGCGCGCGGACGAAGTCGGACGCCGAGAAGGTCGCCGAGGCCATCGCGCGCTCTCCCTTGTGCAAGACGGCCTTTTTCGCCGGGGATCCTTACGTCGGCCGCTTCGTCTGCGCCGCCGGTTACAGCGGCGCACGGTTCGACCCCTCGAAGCTCCGGGTTTTCGTGGGGCCCGTCTGCGTGGCGCGCGAGGGTCGACCCTGCGGTTCGGCCCGGGATCTCGCACGCGCCCGTGCGATCGCGGCGCGCGCGGAGTTCGTCCTGACCCTGGACCTCGGGGCGGGAAGCGCCGAGGCGAGAAGGACGACGTCGGACCTGACGCCGGCCTACGTCCGGTTGAATTCCGCCTACCGGAGCTGA